In Longimicrobiales bacterium, the following proteins share a genomic window:
- a CDS encoding NAD(P)-binding domain-containing protein, translated as MRIGIIGAGNIGGTLTRRLTAIGHDVMVANSRGPETLAELAWETGAKAVTARDAVRDRDLVVVTIPEGRVRELPRDLFDDVPAATVVVDTGNYYPQRDGRIDGIESGTTESRWVERQLGRPVVKAFNNIRAQHLMDLGRPADDPDRIALPVAGDDPDAKGIVMRLVDELGFDPVDAGDLDESWRQQPGTPVYTADLDAAGVRRALEQASPERPPGFRAS; from the coding sequence ATGCGAATCGGCATCATCGGAGCGGGCAACATCGGCGGCACCCTCACCCGCCGGCTGACAGCAATCGGCCACGACGTCATGGTCGCGAACTCGCGCGGGCCGGAAACGCTTGCGGAGCTGGCCTGGGAAACGGGGGCCAAGGCCGTGACGGCGCGCGATGCGGTGCGCGACCGTGACCTCGTGGTGGTCACCATCCCCGAGGGAAGAGTCCGGGAGTTGCCGCGCGACCTCTTCGACGACGTGCCGGCCGCGACCGTGGTCGTCGATACCGGCAACTACTACCCGCAGCGCGACGGCCGCATCGACGGCATCGAGAGCGGAACGACCGAGAGCCGCTGGGTCGAGCGCCAGCTCGGCCGGCCGGTCGTGAAGGCGTTCAACAACATCCGCGCACAGCACCTGATGGACCTCGGCCGGCCCGCCGACGACCCCGACCGGATCGCGCTGCCCGTCGCGGGCGACGACCCGGACGCAAAGGGCATAGTCATGCGGCTCGTCGATGAGCTCGGCTTCGACCCCGTCGACGCAGGCGACCTCGACGAGTCGTGGCGGCAACAGCCCGGCACCCCCGTCTACACGGCCGACCTGGACGCAGCCGGCGTCCGCCGCGCGCTCGAGCAGGCCAGCCCGGAGCGACCGCCCGGCTTCCGCGCATCCTGA
- a CDS encoding M1 family metallopeptidase encodes MRRPVLLFLVLVAFTLPACATAQQQPQRPGYTRADTLRGSIGPARSWWDVVFYDLEVRVDPADSSIAGSNAITYRVLSSGSELQIDLQQPLEIDSIVQGGRSLPFRRDGNAFFATLPAAPQSGTLQTVTVHYHGRPQVAENPPWDGGLIVLRDSLDRPWVATANQGLGASVWWPNKDTQAEEPDSQRVAITVPHPMVNVSNGRLRSVINDDSTATFEWFVRNPINNYNIAINAGSYAHFGEVMEGEAGVLTLDYWPLDYNLDAARRQFVQVRPTIACFERWFGPYPWYEDGFKLIETPHLGMEHQSAVAYGNGYQNGYRGRDRSGTGHGLDFDFIIVHETAHEWWGNNITTADLADMWVHEAFGNYAEALYVECQKNERAGAEYVHGLRDGILNDRPIIPEYGVNAEGSGDMYNKGGNMLHTMRQLVGDDDRWREILRGLNSEFRHQVVTGEQVQRYMDERTDSDLAPVFRQYLTTTMIPTLEYTLDGSTLRYRWTDVVDGFAMPVEVRTGPDACTVLRPTSEWSSVDVALREPDALDVDVDYYVQVRRSGGAARMAGADCAGA; translated from the coding sequence ATGCGACGTCCCGTCCTCCTGTTTCTCGTGCTGGTCGCCTTCACGCTTCCGGCCTGCGCAACGGCGCAGCAGCAGCCGCAGCGCCCGGGGTACACGCGCGCCGACACGCTGCGCGGCTCGATCGGCCCGGCGCGGTCGTGGTGGGACGTCGTCTTCTACGATCTCGAGGTGCGCGTGGACCCGGCGGACAGCAGCATCGCCGGCTCGAACGCGATCACGTACCGCGTCCTTTCATCGGGCAGTGAGCTGCAGATCGACCTGCAGCAGCCGCTGGAGATCGACAGCATCGTGCAGGGTGGTCGATCGCTGCCGTTCCGCCGGGATGGCAATGCGTTCTTCGCGACGCTGCCGGCGGCGCCGCAGAGCGGCACGCTGCAGACCGTGACGGTGCACTACCACGGCAGGCCGCAGGTCGCGGAGAACCCGCCGTGGGACGGCGGTCTGATCGTTTTGCGCGACAGCCTGGATCGCCCTTGGGTCGCCACGGCGAACCAGGGGCTCGGGGCGAGCGTGTGGTGGCCGAACAAGGACACGCAGGCGGAGGAGCCGGACAGCCAGCGGGTGGCGATCACGGTGCCGCACCCGATGGTGAACGTGTCCAACGGCCGGCTGCGCTCCGTCATCAATGACGACAGCACGGCGACGTTCGAGTGGTTCGTGCGCAACCCGATCAACAACTACAACATCGCGATCAACGCGGGCAGCTACGCGCATTTCGGCGAGGTGATGGAGGGCGAGGCCGGGGTGCTGACGCTGGACTACTGGCCGCTGGACTACAACCTGGATGCTGCGCGTCGCCAGTTCGTGCAGGTGCGGCCGACGATCGCGTGCTTCGAGCGCTGGTTCGGCCCGTATCCCTGGTACGAGGACGGCTTCAAGCTGATCGAGACGCCGCACCTCGGCATGGAGCACCAGTCAGCGGTCGCGTACGGCAACGGCTACCAGAACGGCTACCGCGGCAGGGACCGGTCGGGGACCGGCCACGGTCTCGACTTCGACTTCATCATCGTGCACGAGACCGCGCACGAGTGGTGGGGCAACAACATAACCACGGCGGACCTGGCGGACATGTGGGTGCACGAGGCGTTCGGCAACTACGCCGAAGCGCTCTATGTCGAGTGCCAGAAGAACGAGCGGGCCGGTGCCGAGTACGTGCACGGCCTGCGGGACGGCATCCTGAACGACCGCCCGATCATCCCCGAGTACGGGGTGAACGCGGAAGGCTCGGGCGACATGTACAACAAGGGCGGCAACATGCTGCACACTATGCGTCAGCTCGTGGGCGACGACGATCGCTGGCGCGAGATCCTGCGCGGCCTCAACAGTGAATTTCGCCACCAGGTCGTCACGGGTGAGCAGGTGCAGCGCTACATGGACGAGCGCACCGATTCGGACCTCGCGCCGGTGTTCCGGCAGTACCTGACGACGACGATGATCCCGACGCTGGAGTACACGCTGGACGGCTCGACACTGCGCTACCGCTGGACCGACGTAGTGGACGGGTTCGCGATGCCGGTCGAGGTGCGAACGGGGCCGGATGCGTGCACGGTGCTGCGACCCACGAGCGAGTGGAGCAGTGTGGACGTCGCACTGCGCGAACCGGATGCACTCGACGTGGACGTCGATTACTACGTGCAGGTCAGGCGCAGTGGCGGTGCGGCGCGGATGGCCGGGGCGGACTGCGCGGGCGCGTAG
- a CDS encoding trimeric intracellular cation channel family protein: MDQLPLIRVDTLLPVLDLTGTFVFALSGAMVGVRHRFDLFGLLVLAFAAGNVGGITRDLLIGAVPPPGIADWRYIAVPILAGLLTFRWHDVIDRMRSPVLVLDAGGLALFAVSGALKALDYQLGPLTAIVLGMLTGIGGGMLRDVLANEVPAVLRGDVYAVAALAGAAVVVAGRALDLPTTLVVVAGAALCFGLRLLAIRRRWQLPVARESGG; the protein is encoded by the coding sequence ATGGACCAACTTCCGCTGATCCGCGTCGATACGCTCCTGCCGGTGCTCGACCTCACCGGCACATTTGTGTTCGCACTGAGCGGCGCAATGGTCGGCGTCCGACACCGCTTCGACCTGTTCGGCCTGCTCGTGCTCGCATTCGCGGCGGGCAATGTCGGAGGCATCACGCGTGACCTGCTGATCGGTGCGGTGCCGCCCCCGGGGATTGCGGACTGGCGCTACATCGCCGTGCCGATTCTCGCCGGGCTGCTCACCTTCCGCTGGCACGACGTCATCGATCGAATGCGCAGCCCCGTCCTCGTCCTCGACGCAGGTGGCCTGGCCCTGTTCGCCGTTTCCGGCGCGCTCAAGGCACTCGACTACCAGCTCGGTCCGTTGACGGCGATTGTCCTCGGCATGCTGACGGGAATCGGCGGAGGCATGCTGCGCGACGTCCTGGCGAACGAGGTGCCCGCCGTGCTGCGCGGCGACGTGTACGCCGTCGCCGCACTGGCCGGCGCCGCCGTGGTGGTCGCTGGGCGCGCACTGGACCTGCCGACCACCCTCGTGGTGGTCGCCGGCGCAGCACTCTGCTTCGGACTCCGGCTCCTCGCGATCCGCAGACGCTGGCAGTTGCCCGTCGCGCGCGAAAGCGGCGGATGA